GCATGCAGTCTACGACAGGAATCGCCCGTCTGGACCAGACTCTCACCGAAGCCTGGCCGAAATAGGGGTACTCCCTGCCGTCTCTCCATTTGGAAAGACGAGACAACTGCATACTCAGGATATCCATAGTACTAGAGCCTGTTATGGACTTTCGCGCGCGCGGCGTTGCTGGTGAAAATCGGCGCACCCCAGGCGGAGTCCGAAGGCTGTGGCGGGTCCACCGTCGAGGGCGACAACGAAGTAGCGGTCGATTTTCCCCGCCCCCCAATATTCGTTTTCAGGGGACTGGGGCCAATTTTCCCGATCTCTTCGTCGCTCGCCGCTCGGATATGACCCGATATCCGTCGCGACAAACGCCGTCGCTCCGCAGCATCTCATATGTAAGCTAAGTGTAAGCTAAGCCTCGAGCACAAGGTGTCCTATATCGAGGGAATAAGCTCCTGCCCGGGAATAACCGCAATCACAGGCTTCTGCCCTCTGCGATAAAAGGCAGATCGCTCCCATTCCGAGATGCACCTAACAATAAGTTTCCAGGCAGAACAACGCTCTTAGAAACGCACAACAACGCTCTTAGAAACAAAGATAAGTCGCGACCCTTCGCCTTGTAACCCCGGGAGAGAGTGCGCGAAACTCTGCTTCTTTCCGACAAGACATTGAGGTCCTATCCCAGCTTCTATCTGAATGATCGATTGACGACAGACTCGTTGCTGAAGCGACCCTCTAACCGGAAGCACTCATTCTGTTTTGGCTACTCCAACAAAGAAACCTCTATCAGCAACATCGCGGTTCCCCCAAAAGAGGGAGATACTCCCTGACGATATATATGCAATATATGCATCCGGGTAATGAACCGATGGATTCCCTATTTGAGGACCGGATAGAGCCGAAAGCGGTAAAGTCAATCGGTTTTCATATCACCGGCGATATCACAAATGACGTGAAAACAAAAAATATCTTTCTGGGTGCCAAAATGATATTTTCCACTTCATTTTCCCACAAAAGTAATGTTACTTTTATCGCGTTGGATTAAGCATTGTCCATCCCTAGATGAGTACTTTAGTACCCGCCAAGGGCTGCTTATGACCCCTTTGCCTTCTCCCGAGACGACTCCTGGAAGGGCTCTTCTCGGCACTGGTGCCAAGCGGCAAACCATCACGGAGGTGAATCCATAGCCCGTATGTCAGTTGATACAAAGCAGCGTTATTGCTTTCCACTTCGCCTCTCTTCAACGATGCGCCGGCAGGCGAATGATCTGGCCCACAGTGAAGGACTTTCGCTGAACCACTTCATCAGCCTGGCTGTCGCTGAAAAAATCAGCCGCATGGAACATAGTTCGTGGTTAAAAGAACAGGCGCGGCCCTCACAAGAACCAATGACCTCTTCCTTGTTCCGGCGCCGCCCTTAGCCATTCTTTCCGCTTTGACTCTCGCCCGCTGCAACCAGGCCTCCCCAGGAGGACCGGCAGCGGGCACACTCGTCTTCCGGGATGAAATACAAGCAGGCTGCCCCGCAGTCATTGCCTGCAGGGCATGAAGCAGCAACTACTCGGCAATAGTCCCGCTGGAGGTACTTGCCAGAGTAATCGTCTTATCAGGGAGGAACGGCAGAAGAAAGTTATAGTTATAACTGACTGTTACCGACACGGTGCAGGTAATGCTGTTCGTGCCGTTGATCGTGTCGCAGGCCGCTCCTGTAGCGGTAGTGCCTGGCCAGCTTGTCGACACACTCAACTGGCTCGTGCTGATAAGGGGCGGAACCGTACTCAGGACAAAGTTGCTTACGTTCGTGGATGTAGCCATGCAATCGCCTGCGGTCGTCGTCGAGCAAGTCGTACCGGACCAGTACGAACCTCGAACAATGGCATATCGCGTGGCCTCCCGTGCCGCATTGGTCACATAATGTTGCGCATAAAGTGCCACGGACCCGGCGAGAATGCTGAAGATCGTCATGAGAACAAGGCTCAGCGTGATGGTGAATTCCACCAGCTCGCTGCCTGTTTCCTCCATCCATAACGATCGGAAGGAAGGCTGCAACGGCGTTCGCACCGCCATCCGCGCGGCTCCTCTTGCCATGATGCAGTGCAGGCTCACGCCTAATCCCCTCCCGAGCGCATTTCTACCGTCTTCTGCAGCACGATCGAACTGGGGATTCCAGGGTATGGAAAGATAGGCGTGTACGTATCAGACGCGCTTACCTGCGCATAATTCACATAGTTCTCGCCGCTGCAGGACACAGGCACAGTGACACAGTTGGTGCTGGATTGTGAACCATCGAAACATTCGCAACCGTAGGTTGCAGTCGTCGTCAACGCAGCAAGATTTGGAGCATCCGCCTTGACCGCATCTGCCATTCCAGCGGTATCGGATGGATTTTGCACACCATAGAGAGCTCCGGCATGGGCTGCCGACTCCACTTCAATGGCAATGGAGTAGGCGCGCCCGAAGTCGATGGCACCTGCCATCAGCAGCAACAGTATAGGCATCACCAGCGCCGTCTCGAGAAGACTGGAGCCACTCTCCGAACAGTCTCCCAGACTGCGCTGCGAAGCAGCATACCCTGGCCGCTTCGCGGCGGACAGGTTGCGAGAAAGACTATTGCACCAGTGAGACATCGTCACCATTGAGCGGAGATCCGCTTTGAAGAGTCGCATAGTTATTCCCGAAAGAGCTGATAATCGTAACGTTGAATTCGATATCCTTAGCTACGAGAATGTTGTAGTTATCGGAAATTGCAGCTACACCATAGCTGACCATCGCATCCGGCTCATAGACTGCGCCTTCCATCTTGCTCCCAACCAGCAGGTCCGCCACGAAAGTTCCCGTAGTCGTAACGTTAGGCGCCTGCATGAAGAGCATGCCACCATATTCTCCGCTCGTTGGAGCCGTAAGGCTGAAGCTAGTGAGTCCAAGAGTTGCTGGCGCAGTGATGGAAAATCCTCCGACCGATGTCGATGGAGAGTTTATATTTCCTTCGTTGTAGAACGTCACGCCATCACCCTGGATAGAAGAAAGAGCGGAAATCGTGATGTTCAGGCCGCCCTGCTGAACAAGCGAAAGCAACCCGGTCCCATCCCTGAGAATATAAGTACCCGGCTCAAAGATGACATTGGCCAACACCGCAGCTGTAATGTTGATCCCCCCGCAGTAGACCCCAGGATGGAAGATCACTGTGCTCCCCAGGCCGAGAATAATATTCACTGCATTGGAAGACCCGTAATACGGCGAAGTGAGGCTGGTGCCGCAAGCATTACTCGCGGTACTGGGAGCGAGAAGATAGGCCAGTGGATCATTCGGCTGCGGACGCGGGACACCAGTATGCGCCGGAGGTGTCACACCACAAAGTAGTCCGCTTGATCCTCCGGTCACGTTGACACTCGGAGCGTATACGAACAACGTTACCGGACATGAAAAGGCAGAGCTGGAGTTCGACTCATCGACCATTCCACAGTTGAATTTCTCGATTACGCCTATCGGCATCTGAATCGCATCTGCCCCCGTCTGATCCAACGCATAAATACATGGACCACCGATACCTCGTGCAGCTTCTGCACGTGCGGTCACAGCGACAGTGCTGACTCCAAAGATGCGCGCAAAATACGTTGGGACATAATCCGTAACTACCGCCTCTACATAGTTCTGCTTATTGGCATTGGGATCGCCGGAAACAGCACAGACCGGGTTATTAAGGGTCAGCGTGAGCCCTGTGCTCCCAGGCGTCGCGCAATTCAGACCTAAAGACGCCCCGGTAAAGCCATTCTCGGTAAGAGACTGTGAAGCCGCAGTCTGCATAGAAGGACAATCTGCCGTCCCCCCGCAAATGCGCACCTCGCTGGCCGCGGCCAGTGCCGCAGCATCGGCTGCTGTCTGCAGGTTACGCCGAACATAGCGGAGATGCCCCACATCAATCGCGAAACCGACAAAGCCGAGAATCATTGTCATGCAGAGAGCAACAACAATGGTCGTCTGGCCACGATCATTGCGCAGCAGGAAACGCAGCATGGCAGGATCTGCAATGCCACGCGAGCCGCGATTAGTTGCGCGTATCCATCTCAAGGGTGTGTCCGATCCTGGTTCCACTTTCCACGATCCTGCCCGCCGGGACTTCCAGCACACTGCTGATCTTCCAATGAACCGCAGTGATACGGTTCGGCACCAATGCATTCCACAGGTGAACGACACGATGCTTGCGATCAAGACCGATAACATCGATCGCAAACTTCATTCCTATGGTATGAACTCCCGAGGAAGGCTTAATCCAGAGCCCTTCCTCCGGAGCCAGTTGTCTGCGTCCAAGCAATCCGCGCATCCTGGTGAAACTGGTATTCGCGATCTCGATCTGGCCGCCGATGTTCTTTCCCGTGCTTTCATTCCGCACAGATATGACGCGCATGCTTTTCCCCCACAGCCTCAGGCTGTTTAGGCCGAATTCCGGCTGCGGCGGTAAATGATGATGCCGAGGACAACTACCGCCAGAACCCCTGCGATAAGACGAACCATTGTGACTGTATCCATAACGACTTATTCCCTCCAGCGATGTGGCTCAGTGAAGGCTGCAATGCATTCCGGCTGCAGCCTAAAACAGCCATGGTTAATGTGCGATATCTTTCAAGCTGCTTGCTATCTGCAAAACAGCCGGACCCAAAAGGACAATGAACAGACAGGGGAAAATACAGAAAACGAGTGGGAAGATGATCTTTACCTTGGTCTTTTCGGCAAGCTCTTCTACCTGTTGACGCCTTTTCGTGCGAAGATCGTCCGCAAAGGTACTGAGTGTCTTGACGATAGGTGTGCCAAATCGATCGGCCTGCGTAAGCATGCTGACGAACACCGAAATTTCGCGCACCTTGATCCTGTCAGCGAGATTCTGCCATGTTTCCATGCGCGGACGGCCAGCCTTCTGCTCCTGGTGAACTCGAGTCAGCTCATTCTGCAAATCGCTATGCGACTTGGCGATTTCGCTATTCACCCGAATCAGCGCCTGGTCCAGTCCGAGCCCTCCATCCACACAAATCACGAGCAGGTCGACCACATCTGGCAGGCTTCGGCGGATGCGGTTCCGGCGGATGCGGGCCCGCTCTGTAAGCCAGAATCCCGGAAATATGTATCCCACCGCTACAAAGACAAAGACCCAGAAAAGCGTGTTACTAGGAATGAAGCTGCCGAGAAATGCGCCGGCCAACGGAGTAAGACATTGCGCCGCGAAGTAAAAATCCGGAGCATTCGGTCCTCGATACCCCGCAGCCGCAAGACGATCGATAGATTTTGAACTTACAGAAAGTCCAAGACGAGTGCGGATATCATGCGCCAGCTTAAGAAGCCCATCTTCTAAGCGAGCTAGCCCATGCAGTCCTTCCCGATCGGGGTGATTTCCTCCTATCGCGGCGAGTACTCGCTGCGATTCCCGATTGCCGCGCGATAGAAAAGGGATCAGGAGAAGACCAATCAGGCAGAAGACTATAACCCCAATCGCAACGAAGAAAAGAATCTGCATCGGCGCTACACCTCAATCCCATGAATAATTTGCCGAATAATGAATCCACCGAGGAGAAGAAGGCCAAGACCTACATAAAGCATTCGCTTGCCTACTTCGGTATGAAAAAGCACCTTTGAGTAGCCGGGGCTCACTAAATTGATGAGGGCAAGAAGTCCTACAGGAAGAAGACAGAGAACCCAACCTGTAAGTCGGCCCTGTGCCGTGTGGGTACGAATATCACGCTGGATACGAAGTCGATCGCGCATAATCACGACCAGCCGCTCCAGTATCTCGACCAGGTTGCCGCCTGTATCTCGCTGCACAAGAAATGCAGTAATCATCACCCGTAGATCTTCCGAGGGCATCCGCTCCATCATCTGATTGAGAGCTTCCCTCAGGGGCAAACCATAATTCTGCTTTTTAAATACCTCTGCGAACTCTGTCTTGGCAGGCTCCGGAGATTGCTGCGCAACGATATCCAGTGCCGCAACGACAGAATGACCGGCACGAAGCGACCGCGCACAGGTTTCTACACACTCTGGGAGCACCGCGTTAAAGGCTGCAAGCCTCTTCTTCTGTCGATAGCGCAGATAACTTAGTGGAATGCATCCCATGGCAATCGCTGCAGGAATTGCCATCCACGGAGTACTGAGCTCGAGCAGGATCATTAGAAATCCTGCGGCGCCAAGAACAACAGATAACATGAGTACCGCAGACACGGTGGTCTTAACCTGACTGCGCACGACAAGAGTCGCAATCCTGGCCGCGAATGCCGACTTAACCAGAATTGGTTTCATCCAGCCAAGTACATCCCGCTCCTGCGCAAGCAAACTCTCAGCCCCTGGCAGAAGGATGTTTTGCAGATCAGAAGGCGCAGTGACCACCTGCCTGATTCGACGATCAACGGCAGCCTGCGCAGCTGTTGGTCTCAGTGCAAGCGCAAGAGCCCCAAAGACAATAGACAAGGTGACGAGAAAAACTACGGATATCAGCAGCATGCAGTTCTCCTCTCAAACCTCAACGGCGTGCGTAAGAAAATCAGACGGCAGCGCTATGCCGCATGCAGCCAGCTTCTCTGCAAAACGCGGAATAATTCCTGTGGAATAAAATCGTCCTTTTACCGTTCCAGCCGAAGTAACGCCCTTTCGCTCAAAAAGGAAGAGATCGTTCATGCTGATGTTTTCGCTGAAGGAGCCGGTAAGTTCTGTGATGTGTGTGATACGCCGGCTACCATCGCTCAAACGCGCAACCTGAACAATCAGCTGCACTGCAGATGCGATCTGCGAACGGATGGCGCGCTCCGGCAAGCGAATATCGCCCATCATCGCCATCGTTTCCATACGCGAGAGCGCATCTCGTGGCGTGTTCGCGTGGATGGTCGTCAGCGATCCGTCGTGCCCCGTGTTCATCGCCTGCAACATATCGAGCGCTTCTTCACCGCGAACCTCACCGAGAACAATGCGATCCGGCCGCATGCGCAACGCATTGATCATGAGTTCACGCTGGCGGACTGCCCCACGGCCCTCAACATTCGGCGGTCTTGTTTCCAGGCGAACGACATGCTCCTGCCGCATGAGCAATTCTGCCGAATCTTCAATGGTGACAATGCGTTCATTGCCGTGAATGAAAGACGACAAAATGTTCAGCAATGTCGTTTTGCCCGTTCCGGTGCCGCCTGAAATGACGATGCTCACCCGGGCCTGCACCGCACAGCGGAGCAAATTGAGCATCGGCGCTGTCAGGGTATTGGAACGCAAGAGATCCTCTGCAGCGAGAGGGGTATTACCAAAACGGCGAATAGAAAGAATAGGTCCGTCGATGGCCAGAGGCGGAATAATGACGTTGACACGCGAGCCATCCGCCAGCCGGGCATCCACCATCGGAGAAGATTCGTCGACACGGCGGCCCACCGCAGAAACGATCTTCTCGATGATGTGCATAAGATGACGGTCATCTTTGAAAACAACATTTGTCTTTTCAAGAAGGCCACGCCGCTCTACATAAACAGCGTTGTGCGTATTGACGAGGATGTCGTTCACTGTTGGATCGTGCAGGAGTGGCTCGAGAGGGCCCATCCCGAACACTTCATCCAGCACCTCTTGTGCCAGCTTGTCTCGCTCTGTCACGCTCAGTGGAATGCCATGTTCGACAAGCAAGCGCTGTATCAAGAGAAAGAGCTGCTGCTGGCCAGAGCGCGTATCGTTAAACTCGCTCAAGCGATCAAGATCCAACCGTTTGATGAGTTCTTTATGCACAGCCGACTTGATCTGCTGCTGGAGCACCTCCGGCACACCGCGCGTGTTATGCGGGATTCCGCTGTCACCACCGCTCAGGGTCTCTTCTGTCGCACTCATTGGATATTTCCTCAGCATCTCGGCATCCCAACCACTTATCTCCAGAGCGATAACAATGGTTTCACCCGCTTGGCGCTCACCTCACTCAATGGCGCACCTGCAATCGCTTCGGCCCACTTTGCAAAACGACTTGCCAGTGGAGACTTAGTTCCAGGCATGATTGGCTCCCCAAGATTTGCCGTCTTTGCAAGCTCGAGATACGCATTCGGAATGCGTAGTTTGATCGGCAGCTTGACTGCCTTTTCCACCTGCTCGACAAGAGCAGGATCCAGATCCGAGACACGGTTCAGTGCAATCTCGATCTTCTCGGCGGAAGCATCCAGCAGAAGGAAGCGGTCAATATAGCGGGAAAGATTGCGCAGTGATCCAACATCCTGCGTGGAAACCAGGTAAATGCGCTGCGATGCTTCTATGACCGGCATATTGTGCTCTTCCTGCCGGATATCACAGTCGAAGATGATGTAGTCGTATTCGCAACGCAGGAACTCCAGCGTCTTTGTCAAGGCATCGCCATCCATGGCTCGTGCCCCGCAGCTATCCAACGATGAGAGAACATCCAGGCCCATCGGATGACGGCCTATAAAGCCATGCAGTAACTGGCTGTCGAGGCGATTAAAGTTTTTAACCACTTCCTGAAACTGAGACTTTCTTCCATCCATACCAAGATAGACACAGACGTGCCCAAGCTCCTGGCAATGGTCTACGAGAAGAACGCGCTTGCCTTGCATCTGCGAGAGGAATACGGCCAGGTGCACCGCAAGAGTCGTCGTCCCTACTCCGCCTTTTACTCCGAAGAGAGAAAGAATCGAACCAGACTGTGGCTCCTTGTAATGCGTGCTGAACCATTGCCGCTCAAGCCGGTCGAAGAGATCATTCAGCGTGACTTCCTGCAGAGGGGTCTCCAGGAACTCACTGCATCCCGAGCGCATGGCTACGAGAATTTTGGCAGGGTCTTTACTCTTAGCCAAAGCAACGACGGTGATTTTCCCGGCAAACATCTGCGTGAGATATTGCGCAGTCTCAATTGCCTCTTCCGTGGATCGGCTGAAATCGACGAACGCAATACAGATCTCGGCAGACTTGATGAGTGGAGCAAAATAAGGCCGCTTATCCGGTGAGATATAAGAAGTGAACGTAGCCACTTCACTGCGCCATGTTCTTTTCTTTATCGCATGGTTCAAGCGATCCACGGTATCAGCCCCAAGACAGACAGCAATCACCATAGGATCTGGAACTTCCACCCTATTACCATTGAAAGGCAAAACCCGGCCTCGCATCATATTGTTTAGCATCAGTTAGACTTCTTCTTCTGCAATGATTCGTCGAATTGCTTGGAGTCGATAGAAGGAACCGGAAGATTCGGCTCGCTCATATTCGAGCTTTCCGTGATCGGATTTACGACTTCCGGGGTGACGATCACAATCAGCTCTGTTGTTGAGTGATTCAGATTTTTGGACTTGAACAGCTGACCAAGAATGGGGATGCTCGAAAACCCTGGCGTGCGGCTATAAGCGTCTGTCGTGCGACGATCGAGCAAACCCGATATGGCAAAGCTCTGGCCACTGCGAAGCACGACCTGAGTTTCTGCACGCCGCGTTGAAATGGCGGGGATATCATACCCGTCGATACTCACCTCGTTCGTGTAATCGAGCGCGCTCACTTCCGGTGCGACCTTCAGCTGGATCGTGCCGTCGACATTCACCACTGGCGTGAAATCGATCTTCACCCCATAAGGACGAAACTGAATACTGATAGAAGTGAGACCGCCGGTAGTTCCCTGCACCACCGGGAATGGAAACTCACCACCGGACAGGAAACTTGCTTCCTTTCCGCTGATCGTAGTGATGGTGGGCTCTGCCAGTATCTGGAGGATCTGCTTCGTCTCAAGATCCTGCAAGGTGGCGCCGATATTGAGCGACGAACTGTAGAGCAGAAAGTTGAGCGGACTGGTGTAAGACGCTATCTTGTTTCCGACGGATGCAGAGGTTCCGCTACTGGAACTGCTAGAAGACGATCCGTTCGTTGAAGCCGTGAGGGTGGACGGGAATTGTGTGGTTGTTGTTTGAGCAAGTGTATTGCCGCCGACATTGAAGAAGTTAAATCCGAACTGCATAAGCTTTTGCCTATCAACTTCGACGATGCGGACCTTTAGACGAACCTGCTTGACCGCTGCCGAGTTCACACTCAATGCATTGAAGACATTCTTCGAGTACATCCCGGCCAGTTTTCCTGCCGCATCGGAGTCTTCAGGTGTCGCAACCATGCCTGAAAGCACGATGCGGCCGCCATCGCCCTGTACGTCCACATTCTCTCCGGGCAAAGAGTGTTGTAAAGATGTTCGCAACTGCTCAAGATCGAGATCCGAAGAGATGAGATAGGGCTGAGATTCTCCCGATTCATCCCATACCACCAAAGAACTCACGCCATAATCCTTGGAACTGACCAGCACCTGGTTCGGACTGGCAACATAGGCAGAAATCACACCCGGATTACTTACATAAATTCTGCTCAGGCGATGACGCGTGTTGATATACATCGATCGCCCCACGACCATATGCATCGCCTGTTCATTCGGAGCAGCGCTGGTAAAGTCTGCAGGCTGCGCCGCAACCGCAGAAGCAGAGAGCACCGCCTGTGTCCTGCTCTGCGCCCATGCGCCTGCAGCGACTGCAGTCAGCATGAAAGGCAGGAGCAACGCCTCAAAAGATTTCATTACGCCGCCGGCATATTTCTTCACTGGAAGCTCTCCGTAGTGGACTTATCTCCGCTGATCACCTGAACGTTATATTTCGCAGGCGCGGGGGTCGCTGCTACGGCTCGCACATGGGGATGAGCTTTTGGCTGCGGCAAGCGATTTACTGCATCGGGCTGCCCAAGCGAAGCAAGCTGAATGGGGGCAGCGGCGGATTCCGCCGAGTCCGTCCCGTTTCGCAGCACGAAGTGAACACGACCCTGTGCACTGGCAAGCACGACTCGCTCAGCATCCTGAGGCGAGACCAAGAGCGTCACCACATCGACTGGCGCAGGTTTTCCCTGCGGGTCAGGCTCCATCTTCTGGCCCGCGGTAAGAATTTCCGCATCCTGCAAAACGGTAGATGTTACAGGCATGGCGGAAGACGGCATCGTATAGGTAACAAGCACATCGACATGCGTGCCCGGAAAGAGGAAGCCCGCAACACCTACGACCTGATCCGACTTAAGGGAAAGAGCCCGCATACCGGGCGGAATCTTATTGGAAAGCCCCGCGCCGGAACCGGGTGCGGCGAGCTGGCTTTCGAGCAGTGGCTGACCGGCAGCGACAGGAAAAAGCACAACACGGCCAATTACATCCTGAGGTCGCACGAAGGCTCCTACCAACGCCATCGAGTTCGGCCATGCAATCTGCTTGATATCGGCCGCGGCGAGCACAGATCCAGCATCCAGCGCGTGCGCAGCTGCATAGTACTGCAACCGTTGCCCGCTGTGAGCGTGCGCCAATCTACCTGCGATCCATAGCGTAAAGATGCCCGATACCAGAACAGCGATCAAAAGAGCCACGAGAAGCCGGCGTGTTTTCATATTGGTCAGCCTCGGCTTCCCTGAAGATAGAGCGTGATGCACGCACCTGCCGCGATGGCGATGCCATAGGGCAGCCGCAACGCAGACTGATTCTGGACATTCAATTCCTCATGCGGCTTGAGACCGCTGCGGAGGTGATGCCCTAAAAGCGTGCCCATATTCTTCAACGTAGAGCGAAGCGCTCCTCTACGAAGAATGAGCATCATGGCCAGCACTCCACCGGTGAGGGCAGTAAATACCAGCAGATACGGCAGCTGCGCGAATCCGGCGAGTGCGGCGATAGCGGCGATCAGCTTCACATCTCCGCCGCCCATTCCTCCGGCAAGAAAGAAGAGGAAGAAGACGAATCCTGCGATAAGACCGGCTGCCAGCGAGGTAAGCATGCCAGACCAGCCGTCCATGCCGAAGTGGAGAAGAATCCCGACTGCAAAGGCCGTCAGGCACAGGAGATTTGGAATTCTTCGCGTTCGCACATCCCAGACAGCAGCGATGCCGGCGAAGGCAGATGCTGCGGCGCAGAAGACCACCTGGTGATCTTGCATCATGTTGTGTTCCCTAGAAAGTGTTCGCAGCGATCAAGGTGTGGATGATGCCGGCAGCTATCGAGCAGGCGTCACTCAAGGCATAGAGTCAAACAAAAGAACAAAACGACAGGGATACTTCCGATAAGTTGTGCCTGGGGCCTCGCATAAGCGATAGCCCCGGCGCATGTGGCGCAGCTACTCACTTAGCCAGCAGCAGTCGTCAAATCGGTATCAATAGCGGTAAACACTTTTGCAATATCGGTGGCCAGCGTCTGCAAAGCGGTGACTGAAACAAGGCCAACCAGGCCGGCAACCAGTGCGTATTCGATCAGGTCCTGGCCCGACTCATCCGAGATCAGGCGATTCATGATGGCTTTCATGTTCTTCACGGGATTACTCCTTCAAGGCAATAGTGAAATGGAGAGACTCACACACGTATGAGACGGATAGCTCACGGTGCGCACGGCATGGAATTTCTGGGTGACGTGAAAAGGCATCGGGGGTGACGCCAATTGCGGGAGCACAATAAGAAACTACGTTTCTCGATTACTCCAGCGAGCCTTCGCCGCCTCTCTTCTACGACGTGGCCATCTGCCTCTTACCTGCTCTCATTGCATTCTTGCGATCATGCATGAGTTATTGGCTTTGATATGCCATCATTTAACCACGGCCATTACTGATTGCAAGTACCACCTGCACAAATATCACCGTTTTGATATCACTGGCGATACCTGGTAACCATCCGCAGTTATCTTACTCACAAGGGAAGTCTCGTTTCTTCCATGACATCTTATTTCCATAGTCAACCGGGGGAGAGCGGAATATGATGAGATGCTTATTTCATTCCTCATCCGAACGATTACTCACGATGCTTCCTCTCCATCGAAACGCTCTTGAAGCACTCGCACTCGGCTCCGGAGTGGCAGGCATATTGTCCCTGGCTTCGGCCTTCTTTTGGTGGACGTCATCTCGCCGCTCTCTTCACAAGAAGATGCAGGAGGATCACGAGCGTTCGCTGGAGTTCGCCTCACAACAACAGAGCTTCCAGCTGCAAAACGATGCCCTGCAGCGAGAAATCCGTCAGCGGCAATGGATGGAAGCAAAGCTGATGCATCTGGCATTCCATGACAGCCTGACAGGGCTGGGAAATCGTGCCTTTCTGCTCGAGTCTCTGCAGGCACCACACGAGACTGGCCCGCGCAGAGACAAGTCCACCCGATATCTCATGCATCTTGGCCTGGACAGATTTCAATCCGTCAATGATCTCTTCGGGTATCAAGCAGGCGACCTTCTACTAAAAGAGGCTGCAGAACGGTTAGAAGGCATCCTCTCCGATGAAGACATTGCGGTTCGCTTGACTGCAGACGAATTCTGCATCCTCTTTGGAAAGATCACCTCCCATGACCAGGCCATTCGCATGGCGATCCGCCTGCTGCGACTGATGGAGAAGCCCTACACGCTGCAGCAACAGGAATTTCCGGTCACGGCGAGTATCGGCGTGTGCGAACTGCAGCCGCGCTACTCCGACGGCGAAGAACTGCTGCGCGCGACGGCTACCGCATTGACGCGAGCCAAGAAGCAAGGCGGCAACTGCTATGTCTTTTACGACCGCGTCATCTTTGAAGATACGCTGCGTGCGATTGATACGACTCTGCAACTCCGCACCGCGGCAGAGCTCAATCAATTCGAACTTTATTACCAGCCGCTCGTCGACATGCGTGATCTTTCCATTTACGGGGTAGAGTCTCTCATTCGCTGGAATCACCCCACCAGAGGGCTCCTGGCGCCAGGAGCCTTTATTCAGTTGGCTGAAGAATCCGGATCGATTCTTCCCATGGGTATCTGGGCCCTCAAGCGGACGGCGGAAGATATTCGCACCATTCAGCAGGAGTTACACTGCGACCTGGTTTTCAGCATCAATGTTTCCAGCCCTCAACTGGAAGATCCAGACTTTCTCCGCCACATCCGGGAACTTACGAACACCTGCGGCATCGATCCTTCCCTGCTGCAACTTGAAATCACGGAAAGCGTTTTTGTGCGCG
The Silvibacterium dinghuense DNA segment above includes these coding regions:
- a CDS encoding putative bifunctional diguanylate cyclase/phosphodiesterase — translated: MQEDHERSLEFASQQQSFQLQNDALQREIRQRQWMEAKLMHLAFHDSLTGLGNRAFLLESLQAPHETGPRRDKSTRYLMHLGLDRFQSVNDLFGYQAGDLLLKEAAERLEGILSDEDIAVRLTADEFCILFGKITSHDQAIRMAIRLLRLMEKPYTLQQQEFPVTASIGVCELQPRYSDGEELLRATATALTRAKKQGGNCYVFYDRVIFEDTLRAIDTTLQLRTAAELNQFELYYQPLVDMRDLSIYGVESLIRWNHPTRGLLAPGAFIQLAEESGSILPMGIWALKRTAEDIRTIQQELHCDLVFSINVSSPQLEDPDFLRHIRELTNTCGIDPSLLQLEITESVFVRDPHRIGKLLQEIRALGIRIALDDFGTGYSSLSYLAQLPIDVLKIDQSFVRDMMRHDLNLEIVKLLIDLARTAKMSIVGEGIETPEQALALLHAGCNFAQGYLYSRPVPLSNLLLKLRQGIQARETRLCQ